In the Anaerosporomusa subterranea genome, one interval contains:
- a CDS encoding heparan-alpha-glucosaminide N-acetyltransferase domain-containing protein — translation MDIIRGIAIFTMVASNLVPYTLAGGSPDWFRFYGTFAAPLFVFLAGMMVRLTGQLRKRNFGYYAIRGLAVVLVGACIDAFVWGLVPFVSMDVLYLIGLAMPLCYLLGTFPIMWRYVITIAIFATMLLLQAEAGYRYAPNGFMLQAGLALDEIISQAELAQGWLIDGWFPIFPWLGVAFAGYLVGDFRIKYPSFANGKVLLATLGSLAIGAWWWQAEPIERFAREGYPDLFYPPTLAFFCIAAGVLSLLFYIVDRNPQRRIYMPFKLYGKCSLLMYALHVICISEFFVPLSYQGIKFAFVKFIWLYLGLMAILLCVAFGVNKLKPKRLPAAIRFFVGG, via the coding sequence ATCGATATTATTAGAGGGATAGCAATTTTCACCATGGTTGCCTCGAATCTGGTTCCCTATACGCTAGCAGGCGGCAGCCCTGACTGGTTTCGCTTTTATGGTACCTTTGCTGCCCCGTTGTTTGTGTTTCTGGCAGGTATGATGGTCAGGCTGACCGGTCAGCTTCGAAAGCGCAATTTTGGGTATTATGCTATACGCGGGCTAGCGGTTGTGCTGGTCGGGGCTTGCATTGACGCGTTTGTATGGGGTCTTGTTCCCTTCGTGAGCATGGATGTGTTGTATCTGATTGGTTTAGCGATGCCGTTATGCTATTTATTGGGGACGTTTCCTATCATGTGGCGGTATGTGATCACTATCGCTATCTTCGCGACGATGCTGCTATTACAGGCAGAAGCAGGCTATCGCTATGCGCCAAACGGCTTTATGCTGCAGGCTGGGCTGGCCCTTGATGAAATCATTAGTCAGGCAGAGCTGGCGCAAGGTTGGTTGATTGATGGCTGGTTCCCAATTTTTCCTTGGCTCGGCGTGGCCTTTGCAGGATATCTTGTTGGTGATTTCAGAATCAAGTATCCCTCGTTTGCTAATGGAAAAGTTCTGTTAGCTACTCTGGGCAGCCTGGCAATCGGCGCTTGGTGGTGGCAGGCTGAGCCGATCGAGCGGTTTGCGCGAGAAGGGTATCCAGATCTATTTTATCCGCCGACGCTTGCCTTCTTTTGTATCGCGGCTGGTGTTTTATCATTGTTGTTTTACATCGTAGACCGCAATCCGCAGCGTCGCATCTATATGCCGTTTAAACTCTACGGTAAATGCAGTTTGCTAATGTATGCCTTACATGTAATTTGCATCAGCGAGTTTTTTGTTCCGTTAAGCTATCAGGGGATTAAATTTGCCTTTGTGAAATTCATTTGGCTATATTTAGGGCTGATGGCGATCTTGCTTTGTGTGGCATTCGGCGTAAACAAGCTGAAGCCAAAACGACTGCCGGCGGCAATAAGGTTTTTCGTCGGCGGTTAG
- the pgm gene encoding phosphoglucomutase (alpha-D-glucose-1,6-bisphosphate-dependent), with product MSIHPLAGKKAPKSLLVNIPRLISAYYANHPTADEPAQRVAFGTSGHRGNPLHNTFNEDHIHAIVQAACCYRKTQAISGPLFLGFDTHALSEPAFISALEVLAANGVETQIAKEMNYTPTPVISHAILSYNKGRTAGLADGIVITPSHNPPDNGGIKYNPPNGGPADTTITKWIADKANQLLQNNNQDVRRIQYEKALKTSQVREYDFITPYVHDLRNIIDMDAIRNAGLKLAADALGGSGLAYWAPIAETYRLDIDLINGHPDPTFSFMNLDADGKIRMDCSSPYAMAGLIELKDKYDLAFGNDPDFDRHGIVTRSVGLMNPNHYLATAIYYLFQNRPGWRNDAAIGKTLVSSSMIDRVAVHLNKRLAEVPVGFKWFVDGLVDGSFGFGGEESAGASFLRKDGTVWTTDKDGFILCLLAAEITAKTGRDPGHIYQSLTANFGSPVYERIDSGANSRQKEVLAKLSPEQVTAETLAGEKITAKLTKAPSNNADIGGLKVCTANGWFAARPSGTEDVYKIYAESFTGAEHLRQIQAEAKQIVASTFTAAGV from the coding sequence GTGTCTATACATCCTCTTGCTGGTAAGAAAGCTCCGAAATCCCTATTAGTTAACATCCCGCGGCTAATTAGCGCCTATTATGCCAATCATCCTACTGCAGACGAGCCAGCGCAGCGAGTAGCCTTTGGCACATCAGGCCATCGTGGTAATCCCCTGCACAATACCTTTAATGAGGACCATATCCACGCCATCGTGCAGGCAGCCTGTTGTTATCGAAAAACCCAGGCGATTAGCGGACCGTTGTTTCTCGGCTTTGATACGCACGCCCTGTCAGAGCCGGCGTTTATTTCAGCGCTGGAAGTGCTAGCCGCCAACGGAGTCGAAACACAAATTGCCAAGGAGATGAACTATACCCCCACTCCTGTCATTTCTCATGCCATCCTAAGCTATAACAAAGGCAGAACGGCAGGTCTGGCTGACGGAATTGTCATCACCCCGTCGCATAATCCGCCTGACAACGGCGGGATTAAATACAACCCACCAAACGGCGGCCCGGCTGATACTACTATTACTAAATGGATCGCAGACAAGGCCAACCAGCTATTACAAAACAACAACCAGGACGTCCGGCGGATACAGTATGAAAAGGCACTGAAAACTAGCCAGGTACGCGAATACGACTTTATCACTCCCTACGTTCATGATCTAAGAAATATCATTGATATGGACGCCATTCGAAACGCCGGTCTAAAGCTGGCCGCTGACGCCCTCGGCGGTTCAGGTTTAGCCTACTGGGCACCGATTGCTGAAACCTATAGACTCGATATCGACCTGATTAACGGCCATCCAGATCCGACGTTCAGCTTTATGAATCTAGATGCTGACGGAAAAATTCGCATGGACTGCTCGTCACCTTACGCGATGGCTGGATTAATCGAGCTCAAAGATAAGTATGATCTGGCATTTGGCAACGATCCCGACTTTGACCGTCACGGCATTGTTACCCGCAGCGTTGGTCTGATGAATCCGAATCACTACCTAGCGACAGCGATTTATTATCTATTTCAAAACCGGCCTGGCTGGCGCAATGATGCCGCCATCGGTAAAACACTGGTCAGTTCCTCGATGATTGACCGGGTGGCAGTACATCTCAACAAACGACTAGCTGAGGTTCCGGTTGGTTTCAAGTGGTTTGTTGATGGTTTGGTTGATGGATCGTTTGGGTTCGGTGGTGAAGAAAGCGCCGGTGCTTCCTTTTTGAGAAAAGACGGCACAGTTTGGACTACTGATAAAGATGGTTTTATTCTTTGTTTACTGGCTGCTGAAATTACAGCAAAGACTGGTCGCGATCCAGGACATATCTATCAGAGCTTAACAGCAAATTTCGGTTCGCCTGTTTATGAACGCATCGATTCGGGCGCCAACTCACGACAAAAAGAAGTGCTCGCAAAACTGTCGCCGGAACAGGTTACCGCTGAAACCCTCGCTGGTGAAAAAATTACCGCCAAGCTAACCAAAGCGCCCAGCAACAACGCCGATATCGGCGGCCTCAAGGTGTGCACCGCTAATGGCTGGTTTGCCGCCCGCCCATCCGGCACGGAAGATGTCTATAAGATTTATGCGGAAAGCTTTACTGGTGCGGAGCACCTACGGCAAATTCAAGCCGAAGCAAAACAAATTGTCGCATCCACCTTCACAGCCGCCGGTGTATAA
- a CDS encoding LacI family DNA-binding transcriptional regulator — protein MVNIKEVAKQAGVSASTVSRVLTGNIPVAAETRQKVLDAVKDMNYQPNPLAQGLKGTRIKAIGLFIPNVRDLVFPAAVRGIEDTAKQHGYTVVLCNTDESIEKELSYIQNLRRRLINGFILSTARSNSPHLLALKEEKFPMVCLIRHLGEELDAVVLDNRDGAYQAVKYLVQRGHRKIVILNGNMEVYLYRERFAGYRQALEEAGIPLDKRLIFDNINGWDESGRVVRDMLNSGVRPDAIFGTSDPKAIGVLKAVKDCGFRVPDDISVIGFDDSDIAAFLDPPLTTVAQPFYEMGVKACEKLIRLIESKRRSRPKVEVLPARLVVRDSVR, from the coding sequence TTGGTTAACATTAAAGAGGTCGCCAAACAGGCGGGCGTGTCCGCCAGCACGGTGTCACGAGTACTTACAGGCAATATTCCTGTGGCTGCCGAGACTCGGCAGAAGGTGCTGGATGCGGTGAAAGACATGAATTACCAACCTAATCCGCTGGCCCAGGGGCTCAAGGGAACCCGGATCAAGGCAATTGGGCTGTTTATTCCCAATGTTCGAGATCTGGTATTCCCGGCAGCCGTCCGCGGAATAGAAGATACAGCCAAACAGCACGGCTATACGGTAGTGCTTTGCAATACTGACGAAAGTATAGAAAAGGAACTGTCTTACATCCAAAACCTGCGTCGACGGTTGATTAACGGCTTCATCTTGTCAACCGCTCGCAGTAATAGTCCGCACCTGTTGGCATTAAAAGAAGAAAAATTTCCGATGGTCTGTTTGATCCGGCACTTGGGTGAAGAACTGGATGCGGTTGTACTGGATAACCGCGATGGAGCCTACCAGGCGGTAAAATACCTGGTGCAACGCGGGCATCGCAAGATTGTTATTCTCAACGGTAACATGGAAGTCTACCTCTATCGGGAGAGATTTGCCGGTTATCGGCAGGCGCTGGAGGAAGCGGGTATTCCCCTTGATAAACGGTTGATTTTCGATAACATCAACGGCTGGGATGAGAGTGGCCGGGTGGTGCGTGATATGCTGAATTCTGGTGTGCGGCCTGATGCTATTTTTGGCACCAGCGATCCGAAGGCGATCGGCGTTCTTAAGGCAGTCAAGGATTGCGGTTTTAGAGTACCTGATGACATTTCGGTAATTGGTTTTGATGATTCTGATATTGCGGCTTTTCTGGATCCGCCGCTGACAACTGTGGCCCAGCCCTTTTATGAGATGGGTGTCAAGGCTTGCGAAAAGCTGATTCGGCTTATCGAGAGCAAACGACGCTCCCGGCCCAAGGTAGAAGTGCTGCCTGCCCGGTTGGTAGTTCGCGATTCAGTGCGATAA
- a CDS encoding cupin domain-containing protein — protein MRTVSWQAVTGERFPSGRRTRLLIAPGSAVEAERFVMGHVTIEPGGGIPNHEHAQEEVYYILEGCATLTIDGEIAKLPAGTAVHLPPQSLHELNNQTQEPITILFVYAPTGIVDHWQEEREGHLVITNPPDAAK, from the coding sequence GTGAGAACAGTTTCGTGGCAGGCGGTTACCGGTGAGCGCTTTCCCTCAGGTAGAAGGACACGGCTATTGATCGCGCCTGGCTCAGCAGTTGAGGCTGAACGGTTCGTGATGGGGCATGTCACAATCGAACCGGGCGGCGGGATACCAAATCATGAACATGCCCAGGAAGAAGTATATTACATACTAGAAGGCTGCGCGACCCTAACGATTGACGGAGAAATAGCGAAACTTCCGGCAGGAACTGCGGTACACTTGCCGCCACAATCGTTGCATGAGTTAAACAACCAGACACAAGAGCCGATTACCATTCTCTTTGTCTATGCACCCACAGGCATTGTCGATCACTGGCAAGAAGAGCGGGAAGGACATCTGGTCATTACCAACCCGCCTGACGCCGCGAAATAG
- a CDS encoding flavin oxidoreductase/NADH oxidase gives MTEHAKFHYQSLPELQAEAARLQLDLPFSQDVSILSKPFILNGKTVPNRMIIHPMEGCDGTADGKPDELTFRRYRRFAAGGAGLLWFEATAVVHEGRANPRQITICQATKDSFAALLADSLTAGREANGASWQPYTVLQLTHSGRYSRPAAKPEPIIAQRSLALDPKLSVEPRVITDEELEALEDKYVEAAVIAADIGFDAVDVKSCHGYLIDELLGSHTRPGKYGGSFENRTRFLVNIVDKIRRRLGDSLAITLRLNAYDSIPYPCGWGVDKADFHKPDMSEPIRLLTLLRDKGVRMANLSAGNPYFNPHIGRPYDIGSYLPPFHPLENAAVLLNVAREAQVAVPEMAIIGTGFSWFRQFAPHVAAAAIEQGWFQLAGFGRQAFAYPSFAHDITATGAMDSKKVCIACSKCTVIMRDSGRTGCVIRDAQVYGPIYREGREGKATAESIHVAEHV, from the coding sequence GTGACAGAACACGCAAAGTTTCACTACCAAAGTCTGCCTGAGCTGCAAGCAGAAGCAGCCAGACTCCAGCTCGACCTACCGTTCAGCCAGGACGTTAGCATTCTGAGCAAACCCTTTATCCTCAACGGCAAGACTGTGCCCAACCGAATGATCATTCATCCGATGGAAGGCTGCGACGGAACTGCCGATGGCAAACCTGATGAACTAACATTCCGGCGTTACCGCCGCTTTGCCGCTGGCGGAGCCGGTCTCTTGTGGTTTGAGGCGACCGCAGTCGTGCATGAGGGAAGAGCCAACCCGCGTCAAATTACCATTTGTCAGGCTACTAAAGACTCATTCGCAGCCCTGCTTGCGGACAGTCTTACAGCGGGCCGCGAAGCTAACGGGGCATCATGGCAGCCTTACACTGTACTGCAACTGACTCATTCTGGACGCTACAGCCGACCGGCGGCCAAGCCGGAACCGATCATTGCTCAGCGGAGCCTAGCGCTAGATCCCAAGTTGTCTGTAGAGCCCCGAGTTATCACTGATGAGGAGCTCGAAGCGCTGGAAGATAAGTATGTGGAGGCGGCTGTGATTGCGGCTGACATTGGTTTTGACGCAGTGGATGTGAAAAGCTGCCACGGCTATCTGATCGATGAACTGCTCGGCTCACACACCCGACCCGGAAAATATGGCGGCAGTTTCGAAAACCGCACCCGTTTTCTAGTGAATATCGTGGATAAGATTCGTCGCCGCTTAGGCGATAGTTTGGCGATTACCCTGAGGCTTAATGCCTATGACTCGATCCCCTATCCCTGCGGTTGGGGAGTTGATAAGGCTGATTTTCATAAACCTGATATGAGTGAGCCCATTCGTTTGTTGACCCTATTGCGGGATAAAGGGGTCCGCATGGCAAACCTTAGCGCTGGTAACCCCTACTTCAATCCCCATATCGGACGTCCCTATGATATCGGCTCTTATCTGCCGCCGTTTCATCCGTTAGAGAACGCGGCTGTGCTGCTTAATGTCGCCCGCGAGGCTCAGGTGGCCGTCCCCGAAATGGCGATAATCGGCACTGGCTTCAGTTGGTTCAGGCAGTTCGCCCCCCATGTTGCGGCGGCAGCAATTGAACAAGGCTGGTTTCAACTGGCAGGATTTGGCCGGCAGGCGTTCGCGTATCCGAGCTTCGCCCACGACATCACTGCTACTGGCGCAATGGATTCGAAAAAAGTCTGCATCGCCTGCAGCAAATGCACGGTGATCATGCGAGATAGCGGTCGCACCGGTTGCGTAATCCGTGACGCGCAAGTTTATGGGCCGATTTATCGTGAAGGCAGAGAAGGCAAAGCCACTGCGGAATCAATACATGTGGCTGAACATGTTTAG
- a CDS encoding zinc-binding dehydrogenase, translated as MKSRAMVLEAFNQPLVMREFDIQPLAEGELLVKIEAAGVCGSDVHMQKGEDPRTPLPIILGHEGVGRIVAMNGARKTVNGETLAEGDLILWTRGMACNHCYACAVLLEPWLCQDRKTYGINRTSSQPPYLNGCYSEYVTLLNSVDIYKAAADIDPAVLVSASCSGATIAHAFDHHAPKLGDTVLVQGPGPLGLYAIMYAKKLGASRVIVIGGSGNRLEICRDFGADVILNRNTTSVEERRQAILDLTYGRGVDMAIEAVGHPSAVQEGLKLVRSGGAYLSVGFSQPPGECQVDFFKEVVSKNLKIQGVWVSSNRHTQHALSMVQSQPELFAKMITHRFPLAEANAALQSMAQRDALKAVLIP; from the coding sequence ATGAAATCACGCGCAATGGTGTTGGAGGCGTTCAATCAGCCGTTAGTTATGCGGGAGTTTGACATTCAACCACTAGCCGAAGGGGAATTGTTAGTCAAAATTGAAGCCGCCGGCGTTTGCGGCTCTGACGTACATATGCAAAAAGGGGAAGACCCGCGTACTCCATTACCGATCATCCTCGGCCATGAAGGTGTTGGCCGGATTGTTGCCATGAACGGAGCCAGAAAAACAGTTAACGGCGAGACGTTGGCCGAAGGCGATCTGATCCTCTGGACGCGCGGCATGGCCTGCAACCATTGTTATGCCTGTGCTGTCCTGCTCGAACCCTGGCTGTGCCAAGACCGGAAAACCTATGGTATCAATCGAACCTCAAGCCAACCGCCATATCTTAACGGCTGTTATTCCGAATATGTGACTCTGCTCAACAGTGTTGATATCTATAAAGCGGCGGCAGACATTGACCCGGCTGTGCTAGTATCAGCCTCGTGCTCTGGCGCGACCATTGCACATGCCTTTGACCACCATGCACCTAAACTTGGTGACACCGTACTGGTGCAGGGGCCTGGTCCACTCGGTCTGTACGCGATCATGTACGCCAAGAAGCTAGGCGCTTCTCGCGTCATCGTGATCGGCGGCTCTGGCAACCGACTCGAAATCTGCCGCGATTTTGGCGCCGATGTCATTCTCAACCGCAATACCACCTCAGTCGAAGAACGTCGTCAAGCTATCCTAGACCTTACCTACGGGCGCGGCGTCGATATGGCTATTGAAGCGGTTGGTCATCCCAGCGCTGTCCAGGAAGGTCTGAAACTGGTGCGATCCGGTGGTGCCTACCTGTCGGTCGGTTTCTCACAACCGCCGGGAGAGTGCCAGGTAGACTTCTTTAAAGAAGTCGTCAGTAAAAACCTAAAGATCCAGGGCGTTTGGGTATCAAGCAATCGCCATACTCAGCACGCTTTATCAATGGTTCAATCTCAGCCTGAGCTGTTTGCAAAGATGATTACCCATCGGTTCCCGCTAGCCGAGGCAAACGCAGCGTTGCAATCCATGGCTCAGCGCGATGCGTTGAAAGCTGTCCTAATCCCGTAA
- a CDS encoding ABC transporter substrate-binding protein, which yields MKKLFQKKIAMATLVLLVAGLVALTGCSSAPQEIVIGNLQDVSGPTSVLGNAVTRGAELAVAKINASGGIDGKKIKLITLDTKGDVQESIKAYNRLVDQEKAIAIVGPPVSNIGLALAPIANQKKVAIIGSFIDPRVTVGQDGKANPSMFLMQPSSVQYGEIMAGYAVEKLNLKKIAILYDQSNAFAVSLIKPFKAYAEKNGAKIITEQVYAKGDKDFKTQLQKIKDSGADSLYVPNYTQDLVITVKQRKQVGLDIPLIGALDFAPPFADLVNDPEAATNAYFANNFSESEPQLAEVHKAYKEKYKEDPINKAYLGYDKILLIANATKLGGGVTAEGVIKGLNQTKDFKATTGVITLSPETHQPVGLTMVMYKIEKGKYVELGRYSPESHKK from the coding sequence GTGAAAAAACTGTTTCAAAAAAAGATTGCGATGGCAACTCTCGTGTTGTTAGTCGCGGGCCTGGTTGCACTCACCGGCTGTAGCTCAGCGCCGCAGGAAATCGTCATCGGCAACCTGCAGGACGTCAGCGGACCCACATCCGTACTCGGTAACGCCGTAACTCGCGGCGCTGAACTGGCGGTGGCCAAAATCAACGCTTCTGGCGGCATCGACGGCAAGAAAATCAAACTGATCACTCTCGATACCAAAGGTGATGTGCAGGAATCCATTAAAGCCTATAATCGCTTGGTCGATCAAGAAAAAGCCATCGCGATTGTTGGACCTCCCGTCTCCAATATCGGTCTGGCTTTGGCTCCGATCGCCAACCAAAAGAAAGTCGCCATTATCGGCAGCTTTATCGATCCCCGTGTAACTGTAGGTCAGGATGGCAAAGCCAATCCATCCATGTTCTTGATGCAGCCGTCGAGCGTTCAGTATGGCGAGATTATGGCTGGCTATGCGGTAGAAAAACTCAATCTGAAGAAAATTGCCATACTCTACGATCAATCGAACGCCTTCGCCGTGTCGTTAATCAAGCCATTCAAAGCGTATGCTGAGAAAAACGGCGCTAAGATTATCACCGAGCAAGTCTATGCTAAAGGCGATAAAGACTTCAAAACCCAACTGCAGAAAATTAAAGATTCGGGCGCTGACTCCCTATATGTCCCCAACTACACGCAAGACCTTGTTATTACCGTTAAACAGCGCAAACAAGTCGGTCTCGATATTCCTCTGATTGGCGCGCTGGACTTCGCTCCGCCGTTCGCCGATCTCGTTAACGATCCGGAAGCGGCTACTAACGCCTATTTCGCTAACAACTTCTCCGAATCCGAGCCACAACTAGCCGAAGTGCATAAAGCTTACAAAGAAAAATACAAAGAAGACCCCATCAATAAAGCGTATCTCGGCTATGACAAAATTCTCCTGATCGCTAACGCCACTAAATTGGGCGGCGGCGTAACGGCTGAAGGAGTTATCAAAGGCCTCAATCAAACTAAAGATTTCAAAGCTACAACTGGTGTTATCACTCTCTCTCCAGAGACTCACCAACCGGTTGGTCTGACCATGGTTATGTACAAGATAGAGAAGGGCAAATATGTCGAACTCGGCCGCTATAGCCCTGAGAGTCACAAAAAATAA
- a CDS encoding branched-chain amino acid ABC transporter permease, with protein MSLQQLVNGMSLGSVYALIAVGFAMVFNILKFSNFSHGGLMTLTAYIGYVGTILFVKQLDSIPLFLATITTAAIAGGVVAMGVERVAFRRLRNNNSPVIYYFISSITMGILMENLVTVFASSNFYSYPKFFASTAITFLSITIAVSDLLMLLFSTCALCIIMWVLYKTKIGLAIRALSYDVNTASLMGMDPNFVVMVTFIASGVLGGISGVFLGINYTLYPQLGQLIVKGFIASVIGGLGSITGAMIGAVLLGVVEVTLIGLVGAGIAPAFLFIIMLLFLLIRPRGIAGVIVQEKA; from the coding sequence GTGAGCTTACAACAACTCGTTAATGGCATGTCTCTCGGCTCTGTCTATGCGCTGATTGCCGTGGGTTTTGCGATGGTATTCAATATTCTCAAGTTCTCAAACTTTTCCCACGGTGGTTTGATGACGCTAACCGCCTACATCGGCTATGTAGGCACGATCTTGTTCGTTAAGCAGCTAGATTCCATTCCGCTGTTCTTAGCGACCATTACAACCGCGGCGATTGCCGGCGGCGTAGTTGCCATGGGCGTTGAGCGGGTCGCGTTTCGTCGACTGCGTAACAACAACAGCCCGGTCATCTATTACTTTATCTCCTCGATTACCATGGGTATCTTGATGGAGAACTTAGTCACCGTTTTTGCCAGCAGTAATTTTTACTCATATCCAAAGTTCTTTGCATCGACTGCCATCACATTTTTGTCAATTACTATCGCAGTTTCTGATCTTCTGATGCTGCTTTTTTCTACCTGTGCGTTGTGTATTATCATGTGGGTGCTGTATAAGACAAAAATCGGCCTGGCCATACGCGCACTATCGTATGATGTCAATACTGCCAGTTTGATGGGGATGGACCCGAACTTCGTGGTCATGGTTACCTTCATCGCGTCTGGCGTGCTTGGCGGCATTAGCGGCGTGTTCCTGGGCATTAACTATACGCTTTATCCGCAGTTGGGACAACTGATTGTTAAAGGCTTTATTGCCTCGGTTATCGGCGGTCTAGGCAGCATCACCGGCGCTATGATTGGCGCGGTGCTGTTAGGCGTGGTAGAGGTTACGCTCATTGGTCTGGTCGGAGCGGGAATTGCGCCTGCATTCCTTTTCATCATCATGCTCTTGTTCCTGTTGATTCGTCCACGCGGCATCGCTGGCGTTATCGTACAGGAAAAAGCGTAA
- a CDS encoding branched-chain amino acid ABC transporter permease, whose product MDYVITTLTFSGITLIGVMGAYMVTGLTGLFSFGQAAFMAVGAYVSAVLVKNFAMPFPLAVLAAVLVGLTAGALVGIPTIRLRRDYISLVTFGFGEAIISVLNNSANITGGAMGLSGIPQYTNFLVVLVSVLVCLFIVVGYKYSKYGRQCLALRSDELAAKSMGINVARLKLTTFLLASVITSYAGVLYGFYTTYVEPGTFGWVVSAEWLIIVFVGGINSLTGAVFATIVLTGLPELLRFASEWRVTIYCVIVLLIINYRQAGIFGEYELSYSSLRQLFRKGAKTA is encoded by the coding sequence TTGGATTATGTCATTACCACTCTTACTTTCTCCGGCATTACGCTGATTGGTGTCATGGGCGCCTATATGGTCACAGGTTTGACTGGATTATTCTCCTTTGGGCAAGCGGCTTTTATGGCAGTAGGCGCGTACGTATCCGCTGTGCTGGTTAAAAATTTTGCCATGCCCTTCCCGCTTGCGGTATTAGCGGCCGTCCTCGTCGGCCTGACTGCTGGCGCACTAGTTGGCATACCAACGATTCGGCTGCGCCGGGACTATATTTCTCTGGTTACCTTCGGTTTCGGCGAAGCCATCATCTCCGTTTTGAATAATTCAGCGAACATAACTGGCGGCGCGATGGGGCTTTCGGGCATTCCCCAATACACGAACTTTTTGGTCGTGCTGGTCAGCGTCCTGGTCTGCTTGTTCATCGTAGTTGGCTACAAATACTCGAAGTACGGACGCCAATGTTTGGCTCTTCGCAGTGACGAATTGGCTGCAAAATCCATGGGAATCAATGTGGCTCGGCTGAAACTGACCACCTTTTTACTTGCCAGCGTGATCACCAGTTATGCTGGCGTCCTGTATGGCTTTTATACCACCTATGTCGAGCCGGGAACCTTCGGCTGGGTCGTCTCTGCAGAATGGCTGATTATCGTCTTCGTCGGCGGCATCAATAGCTTGACCGGCGCAGTTTTCGCGACCATCGTGCTGACCGGGTTGCCGGAACTACTACGCTTTGCCTCCGAGTGGCGCGTGACGATTTATTGCGTGATTGTGCTTCTCATCATCAACTACCGTCAGGCAGGAATTTTTGGCGAGTATGAACTATCCTACAGCAGCCTGAGGCAACTATTCAGGAAAGGGGCTAAGACTGCATGA